TGAAATGCACTTTTTCTGTTATCCTCTTACAATGTTCCTTGTAGGCCATAAGAGGTCCTGGTTCATTTAGTGCCAGCCCCTTAAGCACTCTGGGGCTCCATAGAGCTGGTGTGATGTCTCCCTAGGTGGGACCTATTTTCTCCACCCATCATATTCCTTCAAGTTCCTTCTCTGTCAGTTCTTATGTAATTGGGGGACCTGTTTCTCCCTCTCCCACTTCCCCATATGATGGCAATATTACTTTTAGTGgcaaaagatacacacacacacacacacacacagaggaatactactcaaccataaaaagaattttaatgatgctttttgcagcaacatggatggaactggaggctattatcttaagtgaaattactcagaaacagaaagtcaaatactgtgCACCTTCACGTGTGAGTGGGAGCTACATCATGCATACAGATGGAGTTAGAGAGTAGAATCATAGACACTGGAGACTGCGAATTGCAGGAGGTCAGGCGGTGGGTGAAGGATGAGACATTTCTTAGTGGGTACAATGCTTGCTATTTAGGATGGCTACgttaaaagcccagacttcaccactgtgcaatatattcatacacatttgtatgcaggtttttgtgtggacataagttttcaattgtTTTTGGTAAATCCCGAGGAGTGTGATTTCTGGATcctatggtaagagtatgtttagttttttaagaaagcaccaaaaactgtcttccaaagtggctgtactattttgtgTTCCTGCCatcagtgaatgagagttcctgttgctccacatccttcttcagcatttggtgttgtcggTGTTCCAGATTTTGGCCATTCTCATAAGTGTgtactggtatctcattgttgttttaatttgcattttcttgaggaCTTATGATGTGGAGCGTCTTCTGATATGCTTATCTATCACCTGCTGTGTCTTCTTTGATgagatgtctgttcaggtctttgacccattttctaattggttgGCTTGTGTTCTTatcattgagtttttttttttcttatatatgttgTGCTTCTTGTAAGCAGTATATAAttgaattttactttattcttttgctgcATAATTGCTTTCTgtgataatgtattattttttcaatttaattttaatatatttactgatATGTACCATGTtaaatttggtttcatttttcctatttctttttttttttaaattatactttaagttctagggtacatgtgcataacgtgcaggtttgttacatatgtatacttgtgccatgttggtgtgctgcacccatcaactcatcagcacccatcaactcatcatttacatcaggtataactaccAAAGCCATCTCTCCCCTCTCCcgcctccccataataggccccagtgtgtgatgttccccttccagagtccaggtaatctcattgttcaattcccacctatgagtgagaacatgtggtgtttggttttctgttcttgtgatagtttgctgagaatgatggtttccagctgcatccatgtccatacaaaggacatgaactcatccttttttatggctgcatagtattccatggtgtatatgagccatgttttcttaatccagtgtcactgatggacatttgggttgattccaagtctttgctattgtgaatagtgccacaataaacatacatgtgcatgtgtatttatagcagcatgatttataatcctttgggtatatacccagtaatgggatggctgggtcttatggtatttctagttctagatccttgaggaatagccacactgtcttccacaatggttgaactagtttacagttccaccaacagtgtaaaagtgttcctatttctccacatcctctccagcacctgttgtttcctgactttttaatgattgccattctaactggtgtgagatggtatctcattgtggttttgatttgcatttctctgatggccagtgatgacgagcattttttcatgtgtctgttggctgtatgcgtgtcttcttttgagaaatgtctgttcatatcctttgcccactttttgatggggttgtttgatttttttcttgtaaatttgtttaagttctttgtaaattccggatattagccctttgccagatgagtagattgcaaaaattttctcccattctgtatgtcgagtgttcactctgatggtagtttcttttgctgtgtacaagttctttagtttaattagatgccatttgtcaattttggcttttgttgccattacttttgctgttttagacatgaagtccttgcccatgtctatgtcctgaatggtattgcctaggttttcttctagggttcttatggttttaggtctaacatttaaggctctaattcatcttgaattaatttttgtaaaaggtgtaagggagggatccagtttcagctttctacatatggctagccagttttcccaggaccatttattaaatagggaatcctttccccatttcttgtcaggtttgtcaaagatcagatggttgtagatgtgtggtattatttctgagggctctgttctgttccattggtctgtatctctgttttggtaccagtaccatgctgttttggttcctgtagccttgtagtatagtttgaagtcaggtagcgtgatgcctccagctttgttcttttggcttaggattgtcttggcaatgcgggttcttttttggttccatatgaactttaaagtagttttttcaaattctgtagagaaagtcattggtagcttaatggggatggcattgaatctgtaaattaccttgggcagtatggctattttcgtgatattgattcttcctatccatgaacacggaatgttcttccatttgtttgtgtcctcttttattttgttgagcagtgttttgtagttctccttgaagaggtctttcacatctcttgtaagttgaattcctaggtattttattctatttgaagcaattgtgaatgggagttcactcacgatttggctctctgtttttctgttattggtgtataagaatgcttgtgatttttgcccattgatgttgtatcctgagactttgttgaagttgcttatcagcttaaggagattttgggctgagatgatggggtcttctaaatatacaatcatgtcatctgcaaacagggacaatttgacttcctcttttcctaattgaatacactgtatttctttctcctgcctgattgccctggccagaacttccaacactatgttgaataggagtggtgagagagggcatccctgtcttgtgccagttttcaaagggaatgcttccagtttttgcccattcagtatgatattggctgtaggtgtgtcataaatagctcttactattttgagatatgtcccttcaatacctaatttattgagagtttttagcataaagggctgttgaattttgtcaaaggccttttctgcatctattgagataatcctgtggtttttgtctttggttctgtttatatgatggattacatttattgatctgtatgttgaaccagccttgcatcccagggatgaaacccacttgatcatggtggataagctttttgatgtgctgctggattcggtttggcATTATttgattgaggatttttgcttcaatgttcatcagggatattggtctaagattctctttttttgttgtgtctctgccaggctttggtatcaggatgatgctggcctcataaaatgagttagggaggattccttctttttcttttgattggaatagtttcagaaggagcagaaggagtggtaccagctcctctttgtggCTCTGACAGAaatcggctgtgaatctgtctggtcctgtactttttttggttggtagactattaattattgcctcaatttcagagcctgttattgctctattcagtgattcgacttcttcctggtttagtctttggagagtgtatgtgtccaggaatttatccatttcttctagattttctagtttatttgcatagaggtgtttataatgtTCTCTGAttctagtttgtatttctgtgggattggtggtgatatcccctttatcattttttattgcatctatttgattcttctctcttttcttctttgttagtcttgctagtggtctatcaattttgttgatcttttcaaaaaaccagctcctggattcactgattttttgaagagtttttttgtgtctctatctccttcagctctgctctgatcttagttatttcttgccttctgctagcttttgaatgtgtttgctcttgctactctacttcttttaattgtgatgttagggtgtcaattttagatctttccagctttctcttgtgggcatttagtgctataaatttccctccacacactgctttaaatgtgtcccagagattctggtatgttgtatatttgttctcattggtttcaaagaacatctttatttctgcttccaTTTTGTTGCGTACCCAGTAGTCATCCAGGAACAGggtgttcagtttccatgtagttgagcggttttgagtgtttcttagtcctgagttctagtttgattgcactgtggtctgagagacagtttaccataatttctgttctttcacatttgctgaggagtgctttacttccaactatgtgatcaattttggaataagtgcgatgtggtgctgagaagaatgtatattctgttgatttggggtggagagttctgtagatgtctattaggtctgcttggtgcagagctgagttcaattcctggatatccttgttaactttctgtctcattgatctgtctaaagttgacagtggggtgttaaaatctctcattattattgtgtggaagtctaagtctctttgtaggtctctaaggacttgctttatgaatctgggtgctcctgtattgggtgcatatatatttaggatagttagctcttcttgttgaattgatccctttaccattatgtaatagccttctttgtctcttctgatctttgttggtttaaagtctattttatcagagactaggattgcaacccctgcctttttttgttttccatttgcttggtagatcttcctccatccctttattttgagcctatgtatgtctctgcatgtgagatgggtctcctgatatagcacactgatgggtcttgactctttatccaatttgccaatctgtgtcttttaattggagcatttagcccattgacatttaaggtcaatattgttatgtgtgaatttgatcctgtcattatgatattagctggttattttgctcattagttgatgcagtttcttcctagcattgatggtctttacaatttggcaggtttttgcagtggctggtactggttgttcctttccatgtttagtgcttccttcaggatctcttgtaaggtaggtctggtggtgacaaaatcactcagcatttgcttgtctgtaaaggattttatttctccttcacttatgaaacttagtttggctggatatgaaattctgggttgaaaattctttcctttaagaatgttgaatattgacccccactctcttctggcttgtagagtttctgccaagacatccgctgttagcctgatgggcttccctttgtgggtaccccgacctttctctctgggtgcccttaatattttttccttcatttcaactttggtggaTCTGACCattgtgtgtcttggagttgctcttcttgaggagtatctttgtggcattctctgtatttcctgaatttgaatgttggcctatcttgctatgttggggaagttctcctgtgtaatatcctgaagagtgttttccaacttggttccattctccccgtcactttcaggtacaccaatcagacatagatttggtcttttcacatagtcccgtatttcttggaggctttgtttgtttcttcttactcttttttctctaaacttctcttctcacttcatttcattcatttgatcttcagtcactgctACAATTTCTTCCTgttgattgaatcagctactgaagtttgtgcatgcgtcacatagttctcgtgccatggtttttgGTTCTATCAGgttatttaaggtcttctctatgctgtttattctagttagccattagtctaatcttttttcaaggttttcagcttATTTGCGATGgattcgaacatcctcctttagctcggagaagtttgttattactgatcatctgaagccttattctctcagctcgtcaaagtcCTTCTCCaaccagctttgttctgttgctggcgaggagctgcattcctttggaggagaagaggtgctctgagttttagaattttcagcttttgtactctggtttttccccatctttgtggttttgtctacctttggtctatgatgatggtgatgtacagatggggttttggtgtggatgtcctttctggttgttaattttccttctaacagtcaggaccctcagctgcaggtctgctggagtttgctggaggtccactccagaccctgtttgcctgggtatcactggtggaggctgcagaacagcaaatattgcagaatggcaaatattgctgcctgattgttcctctggaagctttgtctcagaggggcacccggctaTATGAGGCATCAGtgggcccctactgggaggtgcctcccagttaggctgcttgggggtcaaggacccacttgaggatgcagtctgtctgttctcagatcttaaactctgtgctgggagaaccactactctcttcaaagctgtcagtcCAGCATGTTTTATTCTGCAGAAGTTTCTACtgccttttgtttagctatgccctgtcccccagaggtggagtctaccgAGGCAGGCAAGCCTCCTTGAGCTgaagtgggctccacccagttcgagcttcccagccaatttgtttacctattcaagacccagcaatggcaggtgcccctccctcAACCTCACTGTtaccttgcagttcgatctcagagtgctgtgctagcagtgagcaaggctctgtgggcgtgggactctctgagccaggtgcgggatataatctcctggtgtgccatttgctaagactgttggaaaagcacagtattagagTGGGagatacccaattttccaggtgccgtctgtcatggcttcccttggctaggaaagggaattctccAGCCCTTTGCACTTCCTGGGtaaggcaatgcctcaccctgcttcggctcactgTCCTGTTcccactgtccaacaagtcccagtgagatgaacccagtacctcagttggaaatgcagaaatcacccaccttctgcattgctCAGGCTGGGAGAAGtagactggagttgttcctattcagccatcttgaaaCCTCTCCataaatttcaaacatatttgAGACATCCAAAAAACTGATCATTTGTTTTTGCACCCCAGGGAGACCCTCTCTTCTTTTTGGAGATCAAGGCTTGAGTCAAGCTCTTCAGTCATTTGCATTATTCTTTTTGGCCTAGTTCCAGATTCTGGGTTCCACATTCTGGAGTCCTCTCCTAAGCTGCACAGGCTGCCTCCCAAGCTGGAAGTTTTTAGATTTTGCACTGCTGTTTACATGAAGTGGTATTGACCAGAATTTGtacaaaagtattttataataaaaaataatatagagtACTTATTATGAGCTGGGATCCAGTACTGCTATGTGCTGGGTAACCAGGAGATCTGAGGTAACAGTGTTTTCCGCCCATGATTCCAAGTCTGGATGGAAAGACACGAGGGGAATCTGAGGTAATGCAGCCACTATGGTAGGAGTGGGGTCAGAGTGAGGGAGGCGCAAATGAGGCAGAGATCATTAATTTGGGGTGAAGGGATGGTGGTTCACCCTCTAAATGTCTAAGAGACATTGACAAAAAGCTCAATCTTGATATGTAATGTGAATGAGACAGATGAAGTATTAAAAGACATTTCTGGCAGAGGCAGTAGTTTGGAAGATTGGTATTGAGGCATGAAATACTGAGATATACTGATGGGCGGTGTGTTGCGCATACTTGGAATAACAGCGGCTGGGTGAACAGGAGGGATTCAGAGAGTGCTGGGCAGACAGGAAGTCAGGCACCCACCCTTGGGACCCTGGCATGATGGTTCTGAGCAGTGACCAGCAGTCCtggtggaggagagaggaggaaaatggGGAAGATGGTTCTAGGTGGAGATCTGCAGGGAAGGTGTGGCCCAAGGAAAGTGGGCAACAGAgctaagagaggaaagagagcaaTTCTGGGGTGGATGATGGGGGGCAGGCTGCGTAGAgaaggcagcagggggctgggaagagaaaatggaatccCAGGGACTGCAGGTCTCTGTGAGTTCCAAGAACAGGTGGAATAAGAATGAGAaagggggagaaggagagagaagaaacctAATGGTCAGACATTGGGATTTGGAGGTGAAAACTGCAGATCAGTCCTGAATGCTAATGAGGTGCAGAGTATGTTCAGGAAGGAAGATTCCTGATGAGGAGAGGAGATGCTGGTCTGTGAAGAGAGGTGTGAGTGTGGAGTGCAGCAGTCATTCACAAGAGCAAATAACCCATCCTACACACTTCTGCTGGTCGGATGGAAAGAGAATTTTTGAGATGGTTGCCTGATTCCTCCAAGAAGAATGTTTGCCTGACTGACAGGTTAGCAGCAGACTGACCAGGGTGgtaagagagaaggaggaataCTAAGAGCGGCTGCACAGAACATGGCCTGGAAGTGGCACTGGGTGAATATTAACCCTGTGTTGTGGCCTGTATGGAGAGACCCATCAGTGCTCTGCTAGGACAGCACTGTGTCCTGCTTGTTTCTGCATCCTCAGCCCATAGTACAGTGACTGGCCTGGAGTAGACTACCAATAACAAACTACTCATTACCTGCCAGATAGAGGCGCTGCACTTTCTCATCACAATCAGCATGAGCTCTCTGTGTCAGTCCTTAGGGCATTTCCGTGGTGCTGCCTTATTCTGGCCAGACTCCTTATTTGGACTCCTGGACTACTTTGAGCTCCTCAAAATCTGGAATATTCATTCATCACCAGAAATCCAGTCCTGGCATTGAGCAAACCATCATGGAGGACAGCTCAGCTTCAAGGTGACTCCCTCTCACTTCCACAGGGCCACCCACATAGGCacatgcacacaagcacacagcacagggagAGGACACAGCCCCTGAAGCCCAGACCACAGGACAAGGGAGCCCATCCTCAGGGAACTACTGAGCCTCCCATTCGTAGTCACATGGGCCCTGAGCCTGATCCCACCCAGGAATCCCTATGTGAGTGGTTGCTGTTTCCCCAAGCCCTGGAGAACAGCTGGGGCGGGAGCGGGAGGGCAGAAGCACACTGAGAGATGCCAGCTCCTTCTCAGTGCAGTATCTAAATACATCCGAATGACCTGGTCCATGCCTTGACAAGGAGGGGCATTGCTGTGACCTGGCAGAGGCCTTCTACCAGCTTCCACCTGTAACCTGCTGTGGTGGCTGCATTTAGGGAGTGGGGCAGAGGCAGACACCAGGACCTGTGTGAGAGGCAGCTCAGTGCTGCTGGACACCACAGGGAGAACATTGGTGGTGGGACATTACTCCTGGGTGACCCACTGGATTGGGGTGGTGGGGATTCTTCAACAAAGTTAGCCTGGAATTGGCAGTTTTGACAATGTAGGTCAccaaagagaagaaggaaataagGCAAGTGTCTGGTGGGAGGAGACACTTTATTGTTCCTGGGATCTCTGGAGGCCCCTTGGTGGGGCTGGATCACTGGCTTCCCCCGGAACAGGGCGCCCCTCCGTGGCTTTGCTTGTGGTAGTCTGTGGCTATGTCTCCCAGCAAGGACAGAAACTCAGAAAAATCAATCTTCTTATCCTCATTCTTGTCCTTTCTCTCAAAGACATTGGTCAGGTAATGTATGCCCTTTTTGTCCTGTGAAGAGAAAAACGTACAAACAAGAAAAATTCAATCACAAACAAGTTTtgggctgggaggggagaggaggaggcagaggcagagtcaGAAACAAATGCCTAGATCTGCATAGGCATCGTGGCGGGGCTGAGAGTGCCCGGCGAGTGGGTGAAGTTGGGGTGAGGATGTGAATGTTATCCCTGGAGTTCTCTAGGGAGACTTTTTGTCTCAAACCTCAGATGGGAGGCAGGTCCTGTCCCGAGGCGCTCTGTTTAGTGACCTTGGGGAGAGCAGTCCCCTGTCCCAGCCTCACTCTCACCTGTCCCCAGCCTTTAAGGGCACTGGCTACCTTAGTTCTACCCCAGGGCCCCCAAATTGGCCCTCATGCtttgttctcttctttctctgacctcctctcctttcttctctttttccaccAAACTCATCTTCTGGGTTCCCTACTCTTGGTCATCTAGACCCTTTGGTACCTAGCAGCCcacaatttttttcagatttgctAATGAGTCTTGTCTATTGCAAAGAGGGCTATTGATTTCTACTAGCAATGGAACTTCCAGTGCTTTCCCATTAATCTCAAGGATGTTgatgtggggcctttgggaagcaGGACCTGAGCATGTGAGTTTCAGTCTCACAGAGAGGGGGTCAGTGAGCACTGGGAGGGGACTGTGCACCGCCCTCAAGCTGCACACTTTGCTGACCATCTCATAACCTCATTTATATCTGTATAACTCTTTCccattttcatacttttttgcCTATCATCCTTAGATTCCCATATGATCCAAGCAATAAATTTGCAAATGGGAAATGTTTTAATCAGAGGATGAGGGTGACCCGTCCAAAGACACATAGTAAAATATATCCTCAGTCATGCCAGCGTCCAACCGACATTGAGAAGCTAAACCCCGACTCACACAGGCACTGAggaagttggggaagttctccttcATCATCGTCAGCAGGCTTGGCTTGTCAATCTTGTCATCACGTCTGGTGTATTTGTGAAACACGTCGATCATGTCTATTATGGACGTCTCAGCTTGAGTGTTGCTCATCTTGGCTTTCAGAAAGGCTTCAGGAAATAAAGACaatcattttttccccttcatttaaGTTAGGGTCTCTATGTGGGGGTGTTGGAAGGAGGGCTGAGGACGAGGAAAAACAGCCCTAAGATGGAACAGAAGGAActcgatttttaaaaatgtgatgggATAAGTTGCTCAAAAATGAGAGGGTAGGACCAAGTCTGAGACCTGGCCCACCCTGGCCAGGGCCAAGAGGAGATGCAGGTGGATGGTGGAAGTCCAGCTGTGGGCAGAGCTTTGgagagggagaagcagagagagtCGGGGGCCAGCAACACATGGAAGAACTGAGCTGGGACCCCCCCAGCCTCAGCCAGCACATGGCAGACCCCACTCCTAAAACAGCACCAAATCCGTCTCCTCCAGCTTCACAGCTGGGGTGAGAGTCACGGGGGCAGGACAATAGCCTTGGTGATCTGGTCTCCGACCCTCCTGGGCTGCTTCAGGAACCAGACACCGGGGGCCCCACCTTGACTCAAGTGCAAGCCTTGCATGACACGGTGCATGCAGGCTCCAGGTGCACATGTGAGCATGGACGTGAGTGTGAACAGGAAACACAGCCCTGTCCCGAGCACAGGGGGGCCCTTCCTGCATTCCCCTGGGAATGAGAAATGGGAATGGCCTCTGTTACAAGGAACAGACATAACCCTCTGGTTCTTAAGCTGCTGGATGGGATGGGAGTGAGGTGGTTGTCGCTTCATGTCTGCTCTTGGGAATTATCTGCACCCTCGGAATCACCAAGGCTTGACCCTGTTTAAATAAGAAGGTCTGACTTCCCAAAGCAAATTGTCCAGCCGGTGGTCAGTCTGGGCTGGCCTGCACCCCAAGCCTGAAAAATAGGACAGTGCAGCTCTCACTTCCCACACTTTCCAAAGAACCAGAAAAGGACCTTGGCTAACGCGTGTGGGTGTCTGACAATAAACCCCCAACTCCTCTCAACGCAGGAGAAAGTGCCATGCTGGCAACTGACTAAGAGGAGCCACCCAAAGCTTTTTTGATTCTGAGGCCAAGGCTAGACGCCAAGCCCTGTGCCCAGAGGGTGCCTGAGAATTTGCAGGTTGTGGTAGGGAGTGAGGGAGCTTTGGCTGCTCAATACCTTACCCAGGTAAGGGCAAGCCATCTGGCCAGGGCTCTGCTGTGTCAGGGTCCCAGGCCTTGGGGTTTGGAGAGCCTCCAAAGCATTCACAGGGGATCCTTAGCCCTCCACCCTCTGTGggggcagagctggggagggGATTCAACAACTGGGACCCCAACACGCGGATGAATCCAGGGAGGAAGAAGACAGGGAAGGTCCTGTGCTCAGGTCCCACTGAGGACATTTCCACAGGAGTTGTCTCAGGAGATCCCAAAGGAGCAACGGACAGGTCTAGTTCAGCCACCTGGTTGTACAGATGTGGGCTTTTGGTGTCAAGTGAAGGTCACACAGCCCAGCTAATGGCAGAGCTGGCCTAGACCCAGGCTCCTGAGTCTTCTTCCACAGCCCTTTCCCTTCCTAGAGGCAGCACAGCAGACTGGGCACTGGGCACTTCTAGAAAACGCAAAGAGGTAGGTGAGACTTACCGGAGCTGGGAAGCGACACGAGGAGCAGGATGAGTGAGATGTGTGTGTTTGGAAAAAGAGCTGTCCCTTTATAAGGCTCAGCCTGGCTCTTCCCAGGGGCTGGGAGGCCTCGGGCCACCTCTGTCATCTGTTTCTTGGAGCCTTGCCCCACATCAGGTGGGTGGGACACACCCAGGAGGCTGTGCTCAGGGTTTCTGACCAGGGAGCCAGGTCACCAGGTCCCACCCCACCCAAGACCTCACCTGGGGACTTCCCTGGCTCAACCTTGATTTGAGGGTAAGGCAGCCAGTGCATGTGTAGTAGCAAGTCAGGAAATGGGAGAAAAGAGCACTGGGACTCTGGACCCAAAGAGGATGGAGTTTCAGACTCCTGAAGGTAGCATGGTCTTGTTTGTTCCCTCTCCCAGTCCTTCCACACAATTGTTGTGACAGCCTGTTCTACGACCCCACCGCGTACTGAGCATTCTAATGTCCAGACATCAAGATACCTGCTGCTCCTGCATCCTCCTCAACCCTCATAGTCCTAAGAGGCAGGTGCTGCAATCTCTATTTTAGGAAAGGAGAAGTTGAGATGTTCCCAAGTTTACTCAGCTGGTAAACACAGCAAATCATCATACGAACACAGAAGAGGCAAAATCAAATCCTTACTCGTGTGCCCTGTGCTATAGGTCATGGGTCACATCAGGGTCTGCCCTACGGGAACTCAAAGTCCAGGGAGGGAAGCAGGGTTCCTTCATTGCTAACCATTGGTCAGCCCCTCACAGAAGCCCTGGACTCAGGTGGGGGGACTGGGGTCAAGGTCCCACTATCTAGGTTGGGTGGCGGAGTGACCCCCTGTGGAATGAGCCTGGAGGCAGGGAGTGGGAAAAGTTCTTTCCTGCCCCATGGCACTAACTTCCCAGAAAGTCTTCAGCGTTTTTNNNNNNNNNNNNNNNNNNNNNNNNNNNNNNNNNNNNNNNNNNNNNNNNNNNNNNNNNNNNNNNNNNNNNNNNNNNNNNNNNNNNNNNNNNNNNNNNNNNNNNNNNNNNNNNNNNNNNNNNNNNNNNNNN
The nucleotide sequence above comes from Theropithecus gelada isolate Dixy unplaced genomic scaffold, Tgel_1.0 HiC_scaffold_217, whole genome shotgun sequence. Encoded proteins:
- the LOC112617513 gene encoding protein S100-A7-like, producing the protein MSNTQAETSIIDMIDVFHKYTRRDDKIDKPSLLTMMKENFPNFLSACDKKGIHYLTNVFERKDKNEDKKIDFSEFLSLLGDIATDYHKQSHGGAPCSGGSQ